The Pedobacter roseus genome contains a region encoding:
- a CDS encoding type 1 glutamine amidotransferase: MDKRSLKVAVIDMNNGAPNQGMRGIQEILSRFRIENNIDLIFDIFDLRQKGEIPGIGYDAYISSGGPGSPIESKGEKWENDFFNLLDQIEAFNQKSEHRKKYAFLICHSFQLACRKYELGNVTERRSNAFGIFPITLTEDGEKDEIFNGITNPFFSVDSRDWQVIEPDFEAFERKGAKLLAIEKERKHIELERCMMSIRFSDEIIGTQFHPEADPVGMKMYLLQDEKKKAISDMHGEQKYLDMLNSLDDPARIVLTQSIILPNFLQKAIGDLQKQSSLRTEEVD; encoded by the coding sequence ATGGATAAAAGAAGCTTAAAGGTAGCCGTTATTGACATGAATAACGGCGCACCTAATCAGGGTATGCGGGGGATTCAGGAAATTTTATCCCGTTTCAGAATTGAAAACAATATCGATTTAATCTTTGATATTTTTGATTTAAGGCAAAAAGGCGAAATACCAGGCATCGGCTATGATGCTTATATTTCTAGCGGTGGACCAGGGAGCCCGATTGAAAGCAAAGGAGAGAAATGGGAAAATGATTTCTTTAACCTGCTCGACCAGATTGAAGCTTTTAATCAAAAAAGCGAACACAGAAAAAAATATGCTTTTTTAATCTGCCATTCCTTTCAATTGGCCTGCAGAAAATATGAGTTGGGCAATGTGACTGAGCGGAGGTCGAATGCTTTTGGGATTTTCCCGATTACACTGACCGAAGATGGAGAAAAAGATGAAATTTTTAATGGCATCACCAATCCTTTCTTTTCTGTTGACAGCCGCGACTGGCAGGTGATTGAACCCGATTTTGAAGCTTTTGAACGCAAAGGAGCTAAACTATTAGCCATTGAGAAAGAACGTAAACATATCGAATTAGAACGTTGTATGATGTCGATCCGCTTTTCAGATGAAATTATTGGCACACAATTTCACCCGGAAGCCGATCCGGTGGGCATGAAAATGTATTTGCTTCAGGACGAAAAGAAAAAAGCAATTAGCGATATGCACGGGGAGCAGAAATACCTCGATATGTTAAACAGTTTAGACGATCCGGCAAGGATTGTGCTTACCCAAAGTATTATTTTACCTAATTTTTTGCAAAAAGCAATTGGAGATTTGCAAAAACAGTCGTCATTGCGAACTGAAGAAGTGGATTGA